The Kryptolebias marmoratus isolate JLee-2015 linkage group LG21, ASM164957v2, whole genome shotgun sequence genome segment CACCGTATACTTCAGAGAATTGAGCCCATCTGTTTCCAGGGTGGTCTTAGTTTCTCTCGGCTTGTTACCATTCTTTGGTTTGTGCTGATTCGACTCTTCTACAGGTTTGATCATCTTGTACCGTCCAATCGTCGAGTCTGGTCGAGATATGGACTTTAGACGGATCATGATCCGGTTGTAGAGATCGTCGTCCTCGCCTCCCCAGCCCCAGAAAGTGTTTGAGAAGCCGTTGACTTTCAAGAACTGATCCTTGGACAACGAGATGACCCCACCGAAAAACTTTTCATACGGTAACACAAACTTAAACTTGTCCACAGCAACAGATAAGTGTCTCGGGCTGTCAAAGCATCTGTAGAGGTTCTGATCGTTTAACGGCACCAGGTCCACGTCGGAGAAGACGAAGCAGTCATAATCGTATTCCTTCAGAGCTTCAACGTGACCTATGTTCATCAGCTTGGCCCTGTTGAACAGTCCCTCTCCATCCTGGTTGATGACGTACACGCCGTAGTCCACCTGTTGTCGCATCAGGATGGGATGGAGGTAATAAAGCAGGTGGGTCATTTCCTCGTCTTGATTTCTGAACGGGATGATGATCGCcacctgcagaaaataaatgcaaactcATTTTAACATACAGAACCAGTGACAGAACAGGGATTTTGTATTCAaagttttcatttagttttctgacataaaatttaaaaatgattacaaattactaatattttgtcaaaaattgAAAATACTGCACACCTGAGACTTtgttgaatttttctttttaattgaaattCATAAAATGACTAAAGAAGCAACAACTTGAACTTagtaacatttgttgtttgttttcatcttttaaatttgCCCCAAGATTTTCTGGacttttcttgttaaaaaaatgtttttagacatCTAAAACAGttgcatcagtttgttttacaaaattaaaagttgaaTTAAATCTTCTTTACCAAATCTTTTTTCCTAATAAAGATTAATGTTATTATCAGTGGACATAATATGTTATTAACTGGATAGATTTggattaaactctcagaaagtaatactGACTGtacgtctgcagctgattccCTTACTTGGATGTGATTTAACCTACCTTCTGTTTGGAGACGCAGTTTGGCGGCTTGTACCGTCCTCCCTGCTGCAGCAAAGAACCGACCTCCCGTCTGACCTCTGTGAGAGTCCGGTCGGTTTCCAGCACCACGTGGAGCCGACCCACGAGGTCTGGAGGGGGTTCGGGGCACGGCTCTGAGGCTTTAACTGGACTCGCCTTCATGTGTTGGCCGCCTTTTGAGGCGTCCGTCGACTGAACATCGTTTTTCGTCCTCCAGGAAAACGTGACGTTGCTTTCCTGGACCTCAGGATGTGTCTGGAAAAAGAAGCCGGACAAACTGTGTTTGCTGTGGACTAAAACCACGACAACAACACTGACTAGACCGACTGAAGCAAAGAGAACCTTGAGGTTAAAATGGTTTTTCATCATTTTGGCGCTGAACGCTGTGGGCTGCACAGCTCTCCAACAGCTCTGCTACTGCAGAGGAACCTGCAAATAAAACTGGGCTGTGGTTATCATGTTTGATTAATTCATTGCCACAGTGTTCCAGCACGAGGTTCAAGGACCTTAATCGGAGTCAGACTGTCTACCAACGTTCGTAAAGACGAAGTCtacttgtgtgtgtggtgttaaCTGTGTCTGACTGCTGCCAGAGATGATAAGAGCACAGAAGAATCAGACtggaaaactaaataaatcctTGAGGTAACATCAGGATGTTACACTCTATTTAAGAGATTTACTCCTTTTATGTTAATATTATTTAtctatattttacatttagtgtcttttttattgttaccaGATACCATAaacttggttttatttatatttagtgGTAACTGATGTGTTGAAGAAGTTTATCAGCGAGGAGGAACAAGGCCACCGATCATAAGTGgaatttatcagtttaaataaaagtgatgaCTTCTGTTTGCTCTAATGAGGTGTAAATATCTACCAGTGAATCTTATTTTCCATCACAGTATCTATCTGATGGAAAACCAAAAAGGACAATAAAGGGAAAGCTTTTAATCAAGTTTTTAGATGGACACCAACATGAACCAACATTCAAAATAAGCACTTCTGATTCCTCATTggaggacaataaaaaaatggttgAAGAGAAATCTGAACTATAAGTTCTGGAAAGTCTACGAAATGTATCTGACAACACTGATGAAAAGTTTTATGGTttgcaaacaggaaacacatcacccttacatttgttttctttcagctcagAACCAAAAACAGATAGTGCTCATAAAATGTCAtcattacatttttcttctgcagttttTCCTTCTACAGATTaatgtgctgctgctgccaatAAATGTTGCTGTCAGGGAAGTGCTGCGATACAGGAAGAAATTAGAGACGAGACAATTCTAGTGACACCACCTCACTGTAAACTGCAGCCTCAGCAGGACTACACTCTGTCCACCGGTTCTGGAGACAATTCGGTTCGGGTTCAGCCTGCAGAAGCTGATTGAGCTGTTTCTGAGGGACAGCAGCTCCACCAGCGTCTGGGAGAGACGAGTTTGTCTGTCCTCCTCTAGAGCGACCCGTCAGAATCTTGGTCCTGGCGAGCAGCTGTCTCAGATAAGGACCAGCTTCATCGACGGGGTGTCAGGTCCTGATCTGCAGAGTCTGCTGGACAAACTGATGGAGAGAAGAGTTCTGAGTGATGCTGAGAGGGAggcagcagaggagaggagccGGAGAGACAAAGCTCGGTTTGTGATCGACACCGTGAGGAGAAAAGGTGAAGCTGACAGTTCTGAGATGATCCGGTTCCTCTCTGAACATCTGGGGCTgatgtgaggaaaaacaaaaaagtgctgAGACGTGATTTTTGTACAGGACTTCCtgaacatgaacacacaacAGCCATGTGGTAAATAATTCGCATAAAAACGTAATATACTGTTTTCAAAATAGCTGCAAATAAatagttgctttattttttattagtgtgtttttatgattaCTGAAAATCAAACGTTTCTGACCACTTGTTTGATTATATAACCAATAAAagtgcctttatttattttacgtGATTTTCACTTGTCCCTGAACCCAGCGCGGTGACGTCGCCGAGATTCCAACCAATGGCTGTGCGGAGGG includes the following:
- the LOC108249546 gene encoding beta-1,4-galactosyltransferase 1-like; its protein translation is MMKNHFNLKVLFASVGLVSVVVVVLVHSKHSLSGFFFQTHPEVQESNVTFSWRTKNDVQSTDASKGGQHMKASPVKASEPCPEPPPDLVGRLHVVLETDRTLTEVRREVGSLLQQGGRYKPPNCVSKQKVAIIIPFRNQDEEMTHLLYYLHPILMRQQVDYGVYVINQDGEGLFNRAKLMNIGHVEALKEYDYDCFVFSDVDLVPLNDQNLYRCFDSPRHLSVAVDKFKFVLPYEKFFGGVISLSKDQFLKVNGFSNTFWGWGGEDDDLYNRIMIRLKSISRPDSTIGRYKMIKPVEESNQHKPKNGNKPRETKTTLETDGLNSLKYTVKDIEKDRLFTFITVNFTAPSA